A DNA window from Candidatus Methylomirabilota bacterium contains the following coding sequences:
- a CDS encoding PIG-L family deacetylase has translation MIPRHADTRLGPIIWLIALAVCLLVGWPADGRAGEPPKGPVILHELQGFSTLGSVLYVAAHPDDENTHVITYLARGRGYRTAYLSLTRGDGGQNLLGPQLREALGVARTQELLAARRLDGGQQFFTRARDFGYSKDYRETLRIWDEDAVLADVVRVIRVFRPDVILTRFSPAPADTHGHHTASAVLAVEAFKLAGDPRAFPEQLGELAPWQPKRILHNRGGPMGVAAPVPDGPGVVRLDVTGVDPVLGETFASIASRSRGMHKTQGFGMDGMESPREVPAGARTEGFLPLGGEPAARDLFDGIDTTWSRVPGGAEIGRLTDEAIARFSPRAPEASVPALLAIRRILARLPAEPLVNDKRRQLDWILQACLGLDVDTVVDRGEAVPGERVRMRLIASAARVTQPVRWVAMRYGAVRRPFTKPIELRSGHRVLREAGQVVPRGTPPSQPYWLRHEGTEGLFQVDDASWIGRPENPPVFPVEYVFEVGDQTLVVPGEPTAMAEPGTTTRRRLEVVPPVSLRFISPVELFAPGAAHPVAVEVTAAHPRAAGVVRLEAPAGWAVAPASQSFRLGSLGARTRVAFTVTPPVGPATASVGASVEVDGARFHHQRIEVRYDHIPFQLLHPPAIVKTVALDLAIRGRQVGYLPGAGDEVARALELMGYTVTRLTADDLTAEKLHALDAVIIGIRAFNVRGDLAARLSVLFAYVEAGGTLIAQYNLAQGLAPDWLAPFQMRISRRRVTDEHAPVTILAPDHPALTTPNRITDADFKDWVQERGLYFPEQWDERFTPILATGDPGEDPLQGGLLIARHGRGYFVYTSLSWFRQLPEGVPGAYRLFANLVSLGK, from the coding sequence ATGATCCCGAGACACGCCGACACGCGACTGGGCCCGATCATCTGGCTGATCGCGCTCGCCGTATGCTTGCTGGTGGGCTGGCCCGCGGACGGTCGCGCCGGCGAGCCGCCGAAGGGGCCCGTCATTCTCCACGAGCTGCAAGGCTTCAGCACGCTCGGCAGCGTGCTCTACGTCGCGGCGCATCCCGACGACGAGAACACGCATGTCATCACGTACCTGGCGCGGGGCCGTGGCTACCGAACCGCCTACCTGTCCCTCACGCGCGGCGATGGCGGCCAGAATCTCCTCGGCCCGCAGCTCCGCGAGGCGCTCGGGGTCGCGCGCACCCAGGAGCTGCTCGCCGCGCGTCGCCTCGACGGCGGCCAGCAGTTCTTCACGCGCGCGCGTGACTTCGGATACTCCAAGGACTACCGCGAGACGCTCCGGATCTGGGACGAGGATGCGGTCCTCGCGGACGTCGTGCGCGTCATTCGCGTTTTCCGGCCAGACGTGATTCTGACGCGCTTTTCGCCGGCTCCCGCCGACACCCATGGCCATCACACCGCCTCGGCCGTCCTCGCGGTGGAGGCCTTCAAGCTGGCCGGTGATCCGCGCGCGTTCCCCGAGCAGCTCGGGGAGCTGGCCCCCTGGCAGCCCAAGCGCATCCTGCACAATCGCGGCGGGCCGATGGGGGTGGCCGCCCCCGTGCCCGACGGGCCCGGCGTGGTGCGTCTCGATGTGACGGGCGTCGATCCGGTGCTGGGCGAGACGTTCGCCTCGATCGCGTCGCGGAGTCGAGGCATGCATAAGACGCAGGGCTTCGGCATGGACGGCATGGAAAGTCCGCGGGAGGTTCCGGCGGGGGCGCGGACGGAGGGCTTTCTGCCCCTCGGCGGTGAGCCGGCCGCGCGCGACCTATTCGACGGCATCGACACGACATGGAGCCGCGTGCCGGGCGGCGCCGAGATCGGACGGCTGACCGACGAGGCGATCGCGCGGTTCAGTCCGAGAGCTCCCGAGGCGAGCGTTCCCGCCTTGCTGGCGATTCGCCGGATCCTGGCGCGCCTCCCGGCCGAGCCGCTCGTCAACGACAAGCGCCGTCAGCTTGACTGGATTCTCCAGGCTTGCCTCGGCCTCGACGTCGACACCGTCGTGGATCGCGGCGAGGCCGTGCCGGGCGAGAGGGTGAGAATGCGCCTCATCGCGAGCGCCGCGCGCGTGACGCAGCCCGTACGCTGGGTGGCGATGCGCTACGGGGCGGTACGCCGCCCATTCACCAAGCCGATCGAGCTGCGGTCGGGTCACCGGGTTCTCCGCGAGGCCGGCCAGGTCGTGCCGCGAGGCACCCCGCCGAGCCAACCGTACTGGCTGCGTCACGAGGGCACGGAGGGCCTGTTCCAGGTCGACGACGCGTCGTGGATCGGCCGCCCCGAGAACCCGCCCGTGTTCCCGGTGGAGTACGTCTTCGAGGTCGGCGACCAGACACTGGTAGTGCCGGGAGAGCCGACCGCGATGGCGGAGCCGGGCACCACGACCCGCCGGCGGCTCGAGGTCGTCCCCCCAGTGTCGCTCCGCTTCATCTCGCCGGTCGAGCTGTTCGCCCCCGGCGCGGCGCATCCGGTGGCGGTGGAGGTGACCGCGGCCCACCCACGCGCCGCCGGCGTCGTGCGACTGGAGGCCCCGGCCGGCTGGGCGGTCGCGCCCGCCTCACAGTCGTTCCGGCTGGGGAGTCTCGGCGCCCGGACGCGCGTGGCGTTCACCGTCACGCCCCCGGTCGGACCCGCCACCGCGTCCGTCGGAGCCAGCGTGGAGGTTGACGGCGCGCGGTTCCATCATCAGCGCATCGAGGTGCGCTACGACCACATTCCGTTTCAGCTCCTGCACCCGCCCGCGATCGTCAAGACGGTCGCGCTCGACCTCGCCATCCGGGGCCGTCAAGTCGGCTACCTGCCCGGCGCGGGCGACGAGGTGGCCCGCGCCCTGGAGCTGATGGGCTATACCGTCACGCGGTTGACCGCGGACGATCTCACCGCGGAGAAGCTGCACGCGCTCGACGCCGTGATCATCGGCATCCGGGCCTTCAATGTCCGAGGGGATCTCGCCGCGCGTCTCTCCGTCCTGTTCGCATACGTCGAGGCGGGCGGCACCCTCATCGCTCAGTACAATCTCGCCCAGGGCCTCGCTCCGGACTGGTTGGCGCCGTTCCAGATGCGGATCTCCCGGCGCCGTGTGACGGACGAGCACGCGCCGGTGACCATCCTCGCGCCCGACCACCCGGCTCTGACCACGCCCAACCGCATCACCGATGCTGATTTCAAGGACTGGGTGCAAGAGCGGGGCCTCTACTTCCCCGAGCAATGGGACGAGCGATTCACTCCGATTCTGGCGACGGGCGATCCCGGTGAGGATCCGCTCCAGGGAGGCCTGTTGATCGCCCGACACGGCCGGGGATATTTCGTCTACACGAGCCTGTCCTGGTTCCGGCAGCTTCCGGAAGGCGTCCCGGGAGCCTATCGCTTGTTCGCCAATCTGGTCTCTTTGGGCAAGTGA
- a CDS encoding sodium:solute symporter, producing MNVVDWVVLVGTMVGIAAYGAWRTRDIHSLNTYLRGRASTGWGTIGVSVMATQASAITFLSIPGQGFESGIGFVQNYFGLPLALIIVCVVFLPVYRRLNVYTAYEFLGRRFDEKTRLLGAALFLLQRGLATGVTIYAPAIILSTVLGWRLDLVIVFTGVLVIIYTVTGGSAAVGLTHKWQMAVIFGGMATAFIVLLAKLPVDLGFNGAAHVAGALGKLNAVDVSFDPSRRYTLWTGVFGGLFLSLSYFGTDQSQVQRYIGGASLREGRLGLMFNALLKIPMQFFILLLGALLFVFYQFEPAPLFFNRAEWHRHAEGPAAPRLQALEAQHAAAVADTQAAIRVWLEARASAQPGGEEAARAAMVAAHQRADRLRAEAKAALLAADSRAKTKDSDYVFITFILGELPHGAIGLLVAVMFAAALSSKASELNALGTTTTVDVWRRLRPLAADDEASNVRVAKRFTALWGVFAIGFALFAGFAENLIEAINILGSIFYGVMLGIFLVAFFLRRVGGDAVFTAAVAAQALVIVMFFSLNIGYLWYNLIGCAACLAFSLLLQSLMGTRTRSGAARGA from the coding sequence GTGAACGTCGTCGACTGGGTGGTGCTGGTCGGCACGATGGTGGGCATCGCGGCCTACGGGGCATGGCGCACGCGCGACATCCACAGCCTCAACACGTATCTCAGGGGTCGAGCGTCGACCGGGTGGGGGACCATCGGCGTCTCCGTGATGGCCACCCAGGCCAGCGCGATCACCTTTCTGTCGATCCCGGGACAGGGGTTCGAGAGCGGTATCGGATTCGTGCAGAACTACTTCGGACTGCCGCTCGCTCTCATCATCGTGTGCGTGGTCTTCCTGCCCGTCTACCGACGGCTGAACGTCTACACCGCGTACGAGTTCCTGGGCCGGCGTTTCGACGAGAAGACCCGCCTGCTCGGGGCGGCGCTCTTCCTGCTGCAGCGCGGCCTCGCCACCGGCGTGACCATCTACGCGCCCGCCATCATTCTCTCCACGGTGCTGGGCTGGCGCCTCGACCTGGTCATCGTGTTCACCGGAGTGCTCGTCATCATCTACACCGTGACCGGAGGCAGCGCCGCGGTCGGCTTGACCCACAAGTGGCAGATGGCGGTCATCTTCGGCGGCATGGCGACGGCATTCATCGTGTTGCTCGCCAAGCTGCCCGTGGACCTCGGGTTCAATGGCGCCGCGCACGTGGCGGGCGCCCTCGGCAAGCTGAACGCGGTCGACGTGTCATTCGACCCCAGCCGGCGCTACACCCTTTGGACCGGGGTGTTCGGCGGGCTGTTCCTGTCCCTCTCCTATTTCGGCACCGACCAGTCGCAGGTGCAGCGCTACATTGGCGGCGCTTCCCTGCGCGAGGGGCGGCTCGGCCTGATGTTCAACGCGCTGTTGAAGATCCCCATGCAGTTCTTCATCTTGCTGCTCGGCGCGCTGCTGTTCGTGTTCTACCAGTTCGAGCCAGCGCCCCTGTTCTTCAATCGGGCGGAGTGGCACCGGCACGCAGAGGGCCCCGCCGCCCCGCGCCTGCAGGCGCTCGAGGCCCAGCACGCCGCTGCGGTGGCGGACACGCAGGCGGCGATCCGCGTCTGGTTGGAGGCGCGCGCATCCGCGCAGCCCGGCGGAGAAGAGGCGGCGCGCGCGGCCATGGTGGCGGCCCATCAGCGCGCGGACCGTCTGCGCGCGGAGGCGAAGGCGGCGCTCCTCGCCGCCGATTCTCGCGCGAAGACGAAGGACTCGGACTACGTCTTCATCACGTTCATCCTCGGCGAACTTCCCCACGGGGCAATCGGCCTCCTCGTCGCGGTGATGTTCGCGGCGGCGCTGTCGTCGAAAGCATCCGAGCTCAACGCGCTCGGCACGACCACCACCGTCGATGTCTGGCGGCGGCTGCGTCCCCTCGCCGCCGACGACGAGGCGAGCAACGTGCGGGTGGCAAAGCGGTTCACCGCGCTGTGGGGGGTGTTCGCGATCGGGTTCGCCCTCTTCGCGGGCTTCGCCGAGAACCTCATCGAAGCGATCAACATCCTGGGCTCGATCTTCTATGGGGTGATGCTCGGGATCTTCCTCGTGGCGTTCTTCCTGCGTCGCGTCGGCGGGGACGCCGTGTTCACGGCGGCGGTGGCCGCGCAGGCTCTCGTGATCGTGATGTTCTTCTCTCTCAACATCGGCTATCTCTGGTACAACTTGATCGGATGCGCGGCGTGCCTGGCTTTCAGCCTGCTCCTCCAGAGCCTCATGGGGACGCGCACTCGGAGCGGCGCTGCGCGGGGAGCATGA